The genomic region TCGCCCTTTCCGGCACGTCGATCATCCTCATCTACATGATCATCGGTCTGTTCGTCTACTTCGTCATGCGCGCCATGGGCGAACTGTTGCTCTCCAACTTGAACTTCAAAAGCTTCGCGGATTTTGCCGGTGCCTACCTTGGCCCGCGAGCGGCATTTTTTCTCGGCTGGTCGTACTGGCTGAGTTGGAGCGTCGCGGTGGTGGGTGATGCCGTGGTGGTCGGCGGCTTCTTTCAATACTGGTTCCCTGATGTACCCGCCTGGATACCGGCCATCGGTATGCTAATGACGCTGTTTGCCTTGAACGTACTGACGGTCAGGCTTTTCGGTGAGGTGGAGTTCTGGTTCGCGATCATCAAGATCATTGCCGTCGTCACCTTGATTGGCGTCAGCATGGTGCTGATTGCCAGTTCATTTGTATCGCCCAATGGCGTCACCGCATCCCTGAACCACCTGCTGGATGAACAGGCAGCCTTCCCCAACGGCCTGTTCGGTTTCTTTGCCGGTTTCCAGATGGCAATTTTCTCCTTTGCCGGCACCGAGCTGATCGGCACCGCAGCCGCCGAAACTCGCTCCCCCGAGAAGACCCTGCCTAAAGCCATCAACTCGATTCCGCTGAGAATCATCCTGTTTTATGTGCTGGCACTGGCCTGCATTATTGCAGTGACTTCATGGCAACAGGTTTCGCCCAACAAGAGCCCTTTCGTCGAACTGTTTCTGGTTGCAGGTTTTCCCGCAGCGGCAGGTATCGTGAACTTTGTGGTGCTGACGTCCGCCGCCTCATCGGCCAACAGCGGCGTATTTTCATCCAGCCGCATGCTGTTTGGGCTGGCCAGTCACGACAATGCTCCAGGGATTTTTCGGCGTTTGTCGGGCAATAGCGTGCCTCTGCTGAGCCTGGCGTTCACCACACTGTTGATGCTGGTGGGGGTGCTGTTGCTGTTCATCGTTCCAGAAGTCATGACAGCGTTCACCATCGTCTCTACCGTGTCGGCGATTCTGGTGATTTTCACTTGGTCGACCATCCTCGCGTCGTACATTGCCTATCGCAGAAGCCGGCCCGACCTGCATGCGCAATCGGCCTACAAGATGCCTGGCGGCGTGCCGATGGCCTGGTTCTCTTTGGCGTTCCTGGGCTTTGTTCTCTGTTTGCTGGCATTAAGACCTGACACCCGTATTGCTTTAATGGTCATGCCGGGGTGGTTTATATGGTTGGCAATTGCCTATCAGCTGACCCACACCTGGAGGCCCAAACCCGCCGCTGGATCGATAAGTCAGTACAACTGATTTTACCTGGAGCCTTTGGGGGCAATGCCTTTGAGTGATGTGGCATTTGTGGGGCACCTGCGGGTCGAATAGCTGCAGGCGAAGGCCGTCAAATATCAGTGGCGGCCAACTCTCTCCTGCAACCCAACCACCGCCGAGCGGTATGGCAAGTTCTGAGCACTGACGTACACTGCGATACACCAATGCGAACGAATAGCTATTCAACGCACCGATAAATCCCACGGCAATCCGGGCATCACGTAATGATCTGGGTGAAGCCAACATGAAAACGGTCACGACCCTTTTCACCGGTCTACTCGCTGCCAGCGTATGCGCGGCGGCGAGCACTTGTGTCAATGCTGCACCCACCTTCAAGACCAGCTTCGACTGTGCCGAGGCAAAGGCGTCCGTCGAAAAGCTGATCTGTCGCGATCCGCAACTGGCGCAGATGGATATCGAACTGACGCGTCTTTATCGCCTGGCGCTCTCGGATGAGCATTCAGTGCCGCGTCCGGACAAAGTCATGATCGACCAGCAGTTCTGGATCGATGCGCGCAATCAGTGTGCCTCCACGCCTGTACCCAAGGCGTGCACGATCCGCAGTTATGCCGAGCGCGCGCACCAGCTGCGCCAAAGCTCGGCCATTGTGAGAACCAAAGATCCGGACAGGCTCACCGAAGGCCCTTTGGCTTTTCGTTGCACAGGGCTCAACTCGCTGATCGCCGCGACCTTCTTTAACACGCAGCCTGGTGTCGTGTACCTGAATTGGGCGAACACCTCGATCGTCCTGAGCCAGGAACAGAGTGATTCGGGAGCTCGATACACGGGCAAGGATTACCAGGGGAACTACAGCTTCTGGCAAGACGGCGACGTGGTGCTTTTCCAGAAGCCAGGCGCAGGACCAATGAGTTGTAAGGCCGAGCCGGTCGGCTGATATCTCTGGCACGAGCACGGCTACCCTCCTCCGCCATTCTGCCCCGTTAAACCTGCACGCAAAAAAAAGCCCCGAAACCGAATAAGGTACGGGGCAAAAAATTGGTTGGTTGCGGCCAACCAAAGGAGCGTTCTTCAAAGCAGTTACGGGTTACAGGCATTCCTGCGCGGCACGTTCGAAACTCGAAGGCATGAAGTTCGACGCCAGCAAGCGGCGCTCATACAAAAACACCTTGCCGCCGTTCGGGGCTTTGTAGGCTTCCAGAACGTTGTCCGCAGCGACTTTGCTCGGCACCACGATCCGGTAGCTGCGCTGGGTTTGCGAGACCGTCGGGTGCAATGCGCTGCCCTGCAACTTCGGCACCACGCAATCGGCGTACTCGGCAGGCGTTTTTTTCGTCTGCAAAGTCAGCGTCGGGTCGTTCGGCGCGGAGGCGCAACCGGCCAGCAGCAAGGTGGCCA from Pseudomonas sp. GGS8 harbors:
- a CDS encoding amino acid permease; its protein translation is MKTTPSGLPEQPALQRTLSNRHIQLMAMGGAIGTGLFMGSGKIIALSGTSIILIYMIIGLFVYFVMRAMGELLLSNLNFKSFADFAGAYLGPRAAFFLGWSYWLSWSVAVVGDAVVVGGFFQYWFPDVPAWIPAIGMLMTLFALNVLTVRLFGEVEFWFAIIKIIAVVTLIGVSMVLIASSFVSPNGVTASLNHLLDEQAAFPNGLFGFFAGFQMAIFSFAGTELIGTAAAETRSPEKTLPKAINSIPLRIILFYVLALACIIAVTSWQQVSPNKSPFVELFLVAGFPAAAGIVNFVVLTSAASSANSGVFSSSRMLFGLASHDNAPGIFRRLSGNSVPLLSLAFTTLLMLVGVLLLFIVPEVMTAFTIVSTVSAILVIFTWSTILASYIAYRRSRPDLHAQSAYKMPGGVPMAWFSLAFLGFVLCLLALRPDTRIALMVMPGWFIWLAIAYQLTHTWRPKPAAGSISQYN
- a CDS encoding MliC family protein codes for the protein MKTVTTLFTGLLAASVCAAASTCVNAAPTFKTSFDCAEAKASVEKLICRDPQLAQMDIELTRLYRLALSDEHSVPRPDKVMIDQQFWIDARNQCASTPVPKACTIRSYAERAHQLRQSSAIVRTKDPDRLTEGPLAFRCTGLNSLIAATFFNTQPGVVYLNWANTSIVLSQEQSDSGARYTGKDYQGNYSFWQDGDVVLFQKPGAGPMSCKAEPVG